One genomic region from Octopus bimaculoides isolate UCB-OBI-ISO-001 chromosome 30, ASM119413v2, whole genome shotgun sequence encodes:
- the LOC106881806 gene encoding tetratricopeptide repeat protein 5, translating to MAEEEEQTETSEKTPLQCAEEAVNDLYDFRDHYFEKFSISKSHLKDEDVKKKMEECLELLSSKKGLSKNKVSLRNLSMVLRQIPGIPPLEKLEIVKESVEKAKDAVHMDITDGSSWANLGNAYLSLFFAEGQNPKTLKQAMSAYNQAVRDPVAKNNPDLHFNRAIAYKYQEDYQEALEGFSTAKALDCDWLGPVEQETRLLDFLTQLTMLQSSHGKMKAKKLINLSKSIKESDLGPYQGGNYTADNGRTVELKKKMFKELQPGVNKHTVIVGKVVCTISHVDPIPL from the exons ATGGCTGAAGAAGAGGAACAAACAGAGACAAGTGAGAAAACGCCGCTCCAGTGTGCAGAG GAAGCTGTCAATGACCTTTATGACTTCCGTGACCATTATTTCGAGAAGTTCAGCATCAGTAAATCACATCTCAAAGATGAAGATGTCAAAAAGAAGATGGAGGAATGTCTGGAATTATTATCATCCAAGAAAGGTTTG tCTAAGAACAAAGTCTCTCTCCGCAATCTATCCATGGTGTTACGTCAAATCCCTGGTATTCCGCCTTTGGAAAAGTTGGAAATAGTTAAAGAAAGCGTGGAAAAGGCCAAGGATGCTGTGCACATGGATATCACTGATGGAAGCTCATGGG CTAATCTTGGAAATGCCTATCTGTCCCTTTTCTTTGCTGAAGGGCAGAACCCTAAAACTTTAAAACAAGCAATGAGTGCCTATAACCAAGCT GTGAGAGACCCAGTTGCCAAAAATAATCCTGATCTCCATTTTAACAGAGCCATC GCATACAAATACCAGGAAGACTACCAAGAGGCCCTGGAGGGTTTCTCTACAGCGAAAGCCCTTGACTGTGATTGGTTGGGCCCAGTGGAACAGGAGACGCGTTTGTTGGACTTTCTCACCCAGTTAACCATGTTACAGAGCTCACAT GGTAAAATGAAAGCGAAGAAGTTAATAAACCTGAGTAAGTCAATCAAGGAAAGTGACCTTGGTCCTTACCAGGGAGGTAACTATACCGCAGACAATGGACGGACCGTAGAGctgaagaagaaaatgtttaag gaACTGCAACCCGGGGTTAACAAACACACAGTGATTGTTGGTAAAGTTGTCTGCACAATATCACATGTTGATCCAATACCTTTGTAA
- the LOC106881805 gene encoding uncharacterized protein LOC106881805: MALDWLKNNVVISDDTMKKTWNTFTDILKEDKIMQNDNWQQQLIFLISQNAHLTDFVHNLNKMLHIYPWLFNGLAMNLPNYTVEHFKHWLHMSTSQLPYLGYQPGHGLQHPYHPGVYNQMYQMPHNYKMSPHLFHQSTHHLNPGMTNSGFSNINGCPVVNVTFNLQINSKGHCWTSVTAPQQSLKNFFILAAYQNKCFK; this comes from the exons ATGGCACTGGATTGGTTAAAGAACAATGTAGTCATCTCTGACGATACTATGAAGAAGACCTGGAATACGTTTACCGATATTCTTAAGGAagataaaataatgcaaaatgacAACTGGCAACAAcaactaatatttcttatttcgcAGAATGCTCACCTTACTGATTTTGTTCACAAT CTAAACAAGATGCTACATATCTACCCTTGGTTGTTCAATGGATTAGCAATGAACCTACCTAACTACACAGTTGAACATTTCAAGCACTGGTTACATATGTCTACATCACAACTACCCTACCTGGGTTACCAGCCAGGACATGGATTGCAGCACCCTT ACCACCCTGGAGTATACAACCAAATGTACCAGATGCCACACAACTACAAAATGTCTCCACATCTCTTCCACCAGAGTACCCATCACTTGAATCCAGGAA tGACCAACAGTGGCTTCTCCAACATCAACGGCTGCCCAGTGGTCAATGTGACCTTTAACCTCCAAATCAATAGCAAAGGTCACTGTTGGACCTCAGTAACAGCCCCACAGCAAAGTCTAAAGAATTTCTTCATTTTGGCCGCTTACCAAAACAAATGCTTCAAGTaa